The proteins below come from a single Pelagibaculum spongiae genomic window:
- the zapB gene encoding cell division protein ZapB, with product MALEQLTQLEGRISEVMELLSLQKMEIEELRETKSDLEADNQRLKDDIKSWEEQLSGILGKLGSVEEEATL from the coding sequence ATGGCGCTTGAACAACTAACTCAACTGGAAGGCCGGATTTCAGAAGTAATGGAACTGCTGAGCCTGCAGAAGATGGAAATTGAAGAACTGCGCGAAACCAAGTCTGATTTGGAAGCTGACAATCAGCGCTTGAAGGACGATATCAAGTCCTGGGAAGAACAATTGAGTGGTATTCTCGGCAAACTGGGTTCTGTAGAGGAAGAGGCGACTCTGTAA
- the asd gene encoding archaetidylserine decarboxylase (Phosphatidylserine decarboxylase is synthesized as a single chain precursor. Generation of the pyruvoyl active site from a Ser is coupled to cleavage of a Gly-Ser bond between the larger (beta) and smaller (alpha chains). It is an integral membrane protein.), with product MKQDNTERLIAGIQHAVPHHLLSRLVGSLAANKGMPNLKNKIIHWFIKRYQVDLSQAEREDPESYESFNDFFTRSLKQGMRPLPEDAKQLVCPADGAISQLGNIENGRIFQAKGHDYSLADLLGGSEERAAPFQGGKFATIYLSPKDYHRVHMPIAGRLTQMVHVPGRLFSVNPLTARQVPNLFARNERVVAIFETEIGPVALVLVGAMIVAGIETVWSGLVTPPAGKEVQQWEYPEQVIKPICLERGDEMGRFLLGSTVIMLLPEGSSEWAENLTSESVVRMGQSMGQILK from the coding sequence GTGAAACAAGACAATACAGAACGCCTGATTGCTGGAATCCAGCATGCCGTGCCACACCATTTACTGTCTCGATTGGTTGGAAGCTTGGCTGCCAATAAAGGTATGCCAAACCTGAAAAACAAAATCATTCACTGGTTTATCAAACGCTATCAAGTAGATCTGAGTCAAGCTGAGAGAGAAGATCCGGAAAGCTACGAAAGCTTCAACGACTTCTTTACCCGAAGTCTGAAGCAAGGGATGCGTCCATTACCAGAAGATGCCAAGCAATTAGTATGTCCTGCAGACGGTGCGATTAGTCAGTTGGGTAATATTGAAAATGGCCGTATTTTTCAGGCAAAGGGTCATGACTATTCTCTGGCTGATTTATTAGGTGGAAGTGAAGAACGAGCTGCGCCTTTTCAAGGCGGTAAGTTTGCCACGATTTATTTATCGCCAAAAGATTATCATCGAGTTCATATGCCGATTGCAGGCCGTTTGACGCAAATGGTGCATGTTCCAGGTCGTTTATTTTCAGTAAATCCTCTAACCGCCCGACAAGTGCCTAATCTGTTTGCTCGTAATGAGCGAGTGGTTGCTATTTTTGAAACTGAGATAGGTCCCGTCGCTTTAGTTCTGGTCGGCGCAATGATTGTTGCTGGTATTGAAACAGTCTGGTCTGGCCTAGTAACACCACCGGCAGGCAAAGAAGTTCAGCAATGGGAATATCCAGAACAGGTTATTAAGCCAATTTGTCTTGAGCGCGGTGATGAAATGGGTCGATTCTTACTCGGTTCAACGGTGATTATGTTGCTGCCAGAAGGCAGTAGCGAGTGGGCTGAAAATTTGACCTCTGAATCAGTAGTTCGTATGGGTCAGTCGATGGGACAGATTCTTAAGTAA
- a CDS encoding neutral/alkaline ceramidase: MKHLANFVVAACLFVGSSIANAFENNYLVGVGKADITGSAAEVVMLGYANPDQKSSGIHTRQFARAFIIADPETAKRIVFVNADVGLLFQSIKQEVSSQLAQEFQGLYGTENVIISATHTHAGPSGQSHYTLYNASGAGHAKENFDVLVEGIVDAVAQAHSDLAPGSALINQANLDGVVANRSMPAFLKNPGEITKLYPDGIDSLMTSLWLEQSGKTIGLLNWFPVHGVSMSMFNTLLSGDNKGYAEYLFEKEMGDDFVAAFAQGNSGDLTPNVWLNGRGPTEDEFENTRLVGFWQYQKAMQMFYETKDQLSGAIDYRHAHKNMSMQTISSKFTGSEDQQTCVAALGPAFAAGTEDGRPVEIWHEGQTKAGLLTKLASTILFFPTEEDRACHQPKPILIATGKGFPYPWTPEVLPIALHRIGQFGIIAMPGEVTVVSGHRLRATAEKYMPDLKYTTIAALSNAYSGYITTNEEYSSQQYEGGSTHFGPWTLAAYRQVLAELAQDMSQQQLTAAGPEPRDLSDKQIINITGVIWDNVPLGKRFGQQRDTKDFPRNYRRGETVVAEFFTGHPRNDFRNEDSYLQVQQRKGFRWVTIATDNDWETKYHWKRLSWFWGTSKATIEWTIPNEQAKGTYRIVHKGDRKRPFSGKIVSFEGKSKTFKVK; the protein is encoded by the coding sequence ATGAAGCACCTGGCAAATTTTGTTGTAGCTGCTTGTCTTTTTGTTGGCAGTTCAATCGCCAATGCATTTGAAAATAATTATCTGGTGGGTGTTGGTAAAGCTGATATTACCGGATCTGCCGCTGAAGTCGTCATGCTGGGATATGCCAATCCTGACCAGAAATCCTCTGGAATTCATACCCGTCAATTTGCCCGTGCTTTTATCATTGCTGACCCGGAAACAGCCAAGAGAATCGTCTTCGTTAATGCCGATGTCGGATTGTTATTTCAGTCAATCAAACAAGAAGTTTCCAGCCAATTAGCTCAAGAATTTCAAGGCTTATATGGCACTGAAAATGTTATTATTTCGGCAACTCACACTCATGCTGGACCCAGCGGGCAATCCCATTACACCTTATATAATGCGAGCGGTGCCGGTCATGCTAAAGAAAATTTTGACGTGTTGGTTGAAGGTATCGTTGATGCTGTGGCTCAAGCACATAGCGACCTAGCCCCCGGAAGTGCATTGATCAACCAGGCAAATCTTGACGGTGTGGTTGCCAATCGTAGCATGCCAGCATTTTTGAAAAACCCAGGTGAAATTACAAAACTCTATCCAGATGGTATTGATAGTTTAATGACTTCGTTGTGGCTAGAGCAGTCAGGAAAAACGATTGGTCTATTAAACTGGTTTCCAGTTCATGGCGTTTCCATGAGCATGTTTAACACTTTATTATCTGGTGATAATAAAGGTTATGCCGAGTATTTATTTGAAAAAGAAATGGGCGATGATTTTGTGGCCGCATTTGCTCAAGGTAACAGTGGCGATTTAACACCAAACGTATGGTTAAATGGAAGGGGGCCTACTGAGGATGAATTTGAAAACACCCGTTTGGTTGGTTTTTGGCAGTACCAAAAAGCCATGCAAATGTTCTATGAAACAAAAGATCAGTTAAGCGGAGCGATTGATTATCGCCATGCCCATAAAAATATGAGCATGCAAACTATTTCTAGTAAGTTTACTGGTAGCGAAGATCAGCAAACCTGCGTTGCTGCACTGGGGCCAGCATTTGCTGCTGGCACTGAAGATGGTCGCCCGGTAGAAATTTGGCATGAAGGCCAGACTAAAGCGGGGCTGTTGACTAAATTAGCTTCAACTATTTTATTCTTCCCAACAGAAGAAGATCGCGCTTGTCACCAGCCAAAACCAATTTTGATCGCTACAGGTAAAGGTTTTCCTTATCCATGGACGCCTGAAGTGTTGCCGATAGCGCTACATCGAATTGGTCAGTTTGGCATTATTGCCATGCCAGGCGAAGTTACCGTGGTCTCTGGCCACCGTTTGCGAGCGACTGCTGAAAAATATATGCCAGATCTTAAATACACTACGATTGCGGCGCTTTCTAATGCGTATTCTGGATATATCACAACCAATGAAGAATATTCTAGCCAGCAATATGAGGGCGGATCGACTCATTTTGGCCCTTGGACATTAGCGGCATACCGGCAAGTCTTAGCTGAATTGGCACAGGATATGTCTCAACAGCAATTAACTGCGGCGGGCCCCGAGCCTAGGGATTTATCTGACAAACAAATCATCAATATTACCGGTGTGATTTGGGATAACGTACCTTTAGGGAAACGGTTTGGTCAGCAACGAGATACTAAAGATTTTCCTCGAAATTATCGCCGAGGAGAAACTGTAGTTGCTGAATTCTTTACAGGCCACCCTCGTAATGATTTCAGAAATGAAGATAGTTATTTGCAAGTGCAGCAACGGAAAGGTTTCCGCTGGGTAACCATCGCTACAGATAATGATTGGGAAACCAAATATCACTGGAAACGCTTGAGCTGGTTTTGGGGAACATCCAAAGCAACTATCGAATGGACAATTCCTAATGAACAAGCAAAAGGCACCTAT